A window of Rosa rugosa chromosome 7, drRosRugo1.1, whole genome shotgun sequence genomic DNA:
GTGCAAAGAAGCTTGATGGGTCTAGGCCATCTGCAACGTTCAGTAAGTTTCTGCTTCCGTTTTTGGTCTGTAACTCTTTGTGTGCAATAATAACTTAGAAcccatttttgttgttgtttggtTATAGGGTTTAGGCGAGTACCCATAAGCTGTGCTGTTCGTTTCCGACCCTGCATTGATATACACAAGGTATTGGAGattcaaagttcaaatcttTTGGGACTTGACTCTTTTGTGTATTGTTGCATTTGTGTGATTGTTTTGTGGGTTTTTGGTTATAGGGGAAAGTGAAACAGATTGTTGGGTCGACGCTTTCAGATTCGAAGGAAGATGGGCCTGCTCTGGTTACCAATTTCGAGTCGGATAAGTCGGCGGGGGAGTATGCAAGGATGTATAAGGAAGATGGGCTTACAGGTGGCCATGTGATAATGCTGGGAGCAGACCCTTTGAGTAGAGCTGCGGCCATTGAAGCTCTGCATGCTTATCCTGGTGGGTCTTTAGCTGCCTTCTTGTTATTGTGATTCTTTTGCTCTTTTATACATTTTAAATCGATTCTCCCCTGATTCCATTGATGTGATAATAAGCAGAGATGGTGGTTCTTTTTGGATTGTTCTATTAGGTTCAGTAAAATGTTACCTAGTGCAGTGCAAATACACTTTTATCTTTGGTCGGTAGTAACATGGCTGGATATAATAGTTGAATCAGATTAAAGATTGTAACTTGTAATTATCAGGATTGTGAGGTTTAGGGAAACTCTGATATCAAAGAGATGCTAACTTCTGCAAAAGGATCAGCTTTCTCAATATTTACTGCATATACTGAGATTAGTAAGAACCTTGGGAGTATGCTATTTCACTTTGTTCTCTATGGGTTGATGATATGTTTAAAACTTACAGATTTTCCTCTGCTGAACTTGCTGCGAGGACTGGTATAATTTAGGTGGTTTGCAAGTAGGAGGTGGGATTAATTCAGATAATTCTTTGCAGTACATAGAAGAAGGGGCTAGCCATGTCATTGTCACTTCTgtgagttttgtttttctcctctTTTTAAATTGAAAAACCATGTATTCTTGTTTAGAACAATTGATATCAGGAAAACATTTTCTTAAACTTGTCTTGGTTTTCTTGCAGTATGTATTTAATAATGGGCAAATGGACCTTGAAAGGCTTAAAGATCTTGTTCGTGTTGTTGGAAAAGAAAGGCTTGTTTTAGACCTTAGCTGCAGAAAGAGGGTATGAAGTCAATCCAGAATTATACCTCCTATGTCCTTCATTTGCTCACTTTCTTTACGTGGCTAAGCAGTCTCAATGGACTGTATTCTTGAGCAGTTTTTATTATTTCCTTTGAAATATTAGTTTATTAAAACTCAGATTGTATCATTGATGCTAGAACAGAATGAATGAGGTTTTGCATATATTATCAAAACTATTGTATTTCCCTTCTTGAGTGTTTTTCAAGTCCCTTGTATTTCCCTTCTTGAGTGTTTTTCAAGTCCCGTGTTTTGCATATGCATCTGTCACACATTCGCCTGCTCATTAATTTATACGTTCAAGTCCCTCTTTTATGTGTTGGCCTTAATATTTATCTGGTCTTTCATGTCCAGGAAGGTAAATATGCAATTGTAACTGATAGATGGCAAAAGTTCAGTGATGTGTATCTTGACAAGAAAATATTAGACTTCCTTGCCAAGTACGCAGATGAGTTTCTGGTACATGGTGTCGATGTTGAAGGGAAAAAGTAAGTCATATTTATTGCCATACATGTTTCATTACCACAATACATACACATATAAGTGCGACAGAAATgtatatatttaaataaatgcTCATGAAAACCATTTCCTTGTGaggctttttttattttgtctggtTCATTGTATGTTCACACTTCTTTTGCTGTTATCAAGAAAACATTGTTTACCAATAAATTAGAATAGTTGAGGAAATTTGATGGATTCCCAAATTATAAATTACTACTGATTTTACTTTTTATCAAGCAAAGAGTTGGTTCAATTAGACTAATATGCATATTTGTGAATATAGTTATGGTTTTTGATTGTTCTTTCATTTCTAAGGGGTTGAATTTGAAGAAGGTACACTTTTAGGTCAGCTTCATTTGTAATTTCAGATTTACTTAAGTGCTAGCCCTAAATGTTTAGAATGGCCATGGGGATTGTATCAAGCCATTTCCAGATGGTGTCAGTTGAGTTGAATACTGCTAGAGGCTGACATTCTGTATCTTAAAATGTTGACTGATATGAATAGCCTGCTTGGGGTGAAAGCATACATATCATCTTGCCTGATGTTGATCCAGACAAAATATTAGTTATAAACCTAAACATATGATTGTCAAGAACTTCGGCCACTTTGTAGCTCAGTATTAAAATTCCCTGTTGTAGGCAGTTGACAACCATATAATTTGGCACAAGTAGCCCCCCAACCTGACAATTGAAATTTGGAACATAAAATTTAATTTGCTCCTTAATTGTCAAGATTATCtcatttttgcttttgtttatgCAGACTGGGGATTGATGAAGAGCTTGTGGAGTTGCTTGGCAAACATTCTCCGGTTGGTAACCTATTGTGACACATTTATCATTGCTCCACAATTAATTTTCCTATGTATCTCCACAATTAATTTTCCCATGTATCTCCACATCTATCTAGATAACCATTGAAAGTTTTATGTTCCACCAAACACAGAATAAAATTTAGTTGAAACCATGCATGCTTCGTAACCAGAAAACTCAAAAAATTGTATTTTGTCATCCAAAACATTTGTATACTAAGTTGCTAATGAATGCTGATTAAAATGGGAGAATTGCCGGGCAGATGACCACACCGTAGGTAAAAGCCCTCAAACACTAAATAATTCTCTTTGAGCCAAAATGTGTGAAGCACTACTGTTATACTAGAACTGTTGACCTAGGTGTCAACATTTATAAATTGTTGCTTTATGCTATTATAGTATTGTTACATGTGTAAATTACTGATATGCTATGTGATTTTGGTGCCAGATTCCTGTAACTTATGCTGGTGGTGTCACAGTAATGGCTGATTTAGAGAGGATAAAAGTGGCAGGGCTAGGACATGTGGATGTTACTGTCGGCAGCGCTTTGGATGTTTTCGGGGGCAACTTGCCATACAAAGAAGTCGTTGCTTGGCATACTCAGCAGGAAGCATTGACTGTTTAGTATCTCCCTATGATCTGTTGGTGTGCAAGCCTGTGCAGTATTTGATATCTAGTTGATTGTGGCTTATATATCTTGAAATGCCAAGGGGACTGAACTCCGTCTGTAACTTAGAATAAGAGGTCTTGTTGTACCCTATGAATAAAAGTAGTAATTTTTGGGGAAATTAAGTTGAATTGAAAACTTGCAACAGCTAATGTGTGAAACTGACTTTGGAAAAGCCTGATTGAGATGTTGTTTTGCCCCTCCCACATTTCAAAGCACCCTCTCAAGGGCGTGTTTGATTTAATGACTTGCTATTGCATTaccctttatttatttatttgtttttgttgagCCATTACACGCTAAAAgaagggaaaaactcacaaacagtacctgaactactggccactaataactttcgtacctcaagttcaaaaaatatcagattggtacctggacttttaaccccgacccaatattggTACCtgagaacagtaaaatcgttaactgggttaacttttgaagggtaaatctgtccttccactgttcatcttctccaaaactctctcctctctctgcaatctcagattttttcttcttcacacAAAGATGgagctttttcattttcatatctAATGACAGAATCATCCACCATTCAAAGGCTACACCGTCATCAATTTCAAGTGGAGACAGAGAGCTTGTGGACGAACCATGCGGGGAGCGAATTGCGGGTTCGGGTTGAAGGACCCGACCCGAGTGGAGGCATAGAGCTTGTAACGGTAATAGCCGTGGCCTTCACCGCCAGAGAGGAAAGCGTAGTCCGGATTATCCTGCTGCTTCTCTCGAATCATGGCTTTGAAGTCAGGTCCGTTCTTGGCGGAGTACTCGACGAGCTTGTTGATCCGTTTGTGGAGCTCCGGTGATCGGAGGAGGAGGGTCGGCGTGGAAAGGAGGGGGGACGAGCGGAGGGGGGAGGTGGTGGGGGGAGAAGGCAGCCGTACGTGGGAGAGAACCTGGGGCGACGGTTGCTGCTGCAAGTGGGGTGGTTGGAGAATTGCTGGAGGGGTGGGTGTGGCCATTGCTGTGCATTGGCCATTGCTAGGTGACGAAAAATGAGGTCCTGGTGCAATTGAATCATAATAATTCGGAGAAATTGAATTATAATGATTAGAAGGGGTTGCCCAAGGAGATGGTGATTGTGATGTTGGTGGTGGTGAGTAGTCAGACGAAGGAGGTGATGGTGTAGGTTGTGGTGAGGGAGAGTAAGATGAAGgaggtgatggtggtggtggtggtggtggtgatagaTGTGACGGATGTGATGGGGATGGGGCGGCGGTGAATGTACTGGTGGAGAGTAGCGAGGTGAAGATGGTGGCGGTGGTGATGACAAAGTTGTGGGTGGGAGTGTTGGAGTAGTTTTGTTACACGTACatgttggtggtggtggaggttaAGCTTTGTAGTAGCAGTATTATTACACGGTGGTGAAggcggtggaggtggaggtagagagagttttggagaagatgaacagtggaagaacagatttacccttcaaaagttaacccagttaacgattttactgttctcaGGTAccaatattgggtcggggttaaAAGTCTatgtaccaatctgatattttttgaacttgaggtacgaaagttattagtggccagTAGTTCATGTAcagtttgtgagtttttcccctAAAAGAATGAGTTTGGATTTTCAGAAATATGTTGTTGATATAAATCCAAAGTTCAAATTATTTCAGAACTATGTTTTTGATACAAATCTAAAGTTCAAATTGTTTCACTGATTCAGTCTAAACCCCAACACAGCAGCAGAGGATGCATCATATATGGATTATTTCAGAACTATGAGTTCAAATTGTTTCACTGATTCAGTCTAAATGGATTATTTCAGAACTATGTTTTTGATACAAATCCAAAGTTCAAATTGTTTCACTGATTCAGTCTAAACCCCAACACAACAGTAGAGGATACATCATATATGGCTTATGTCCCACCTCATCTATTAGCATAAAGCTAGGATTATGGTAtatatgctacgttgtaatcgggttacatatcgagttatctttctgttatgtcaaaTTAAAGAGAGGAGTCAATAGTgtactctttgctagttggtgcttgttagaatacatgtttTCTGTGAAGATTCCTGATATTAATTCGGGAAATACTcttcaggggtttaggctcaatgtcccccccccttcCCATATTCGGCAGTTTGATTAATTAAGGATTGAGGTCAACCGGACCAGctctttattaaaaaataatccCTTAATagttgaggttttttttttttttttttcaaaaataaaccatatacacatatataattATCAAGTATAGTAATTCTAACCATGGATCGATCAAATTAGACATCAAATATCCAAAAGTCAACCATCAAACCCTAGAATACAAGGAGAAAGATAAATTAAGCCGTTTCGTAGTCGTCGTCGTGAAATTTCAGAATAACACCTGTTGAGGCAAAACTCGAAGGAGAGAGTTGCGGTAAGTTTCTTCCTATTTGTTTGCCAAACAAGGAATATTTCATGTGGAATTTCTAAACTGAGCAAAATGTGATCTCCCCCATATAATCTTTTATCCAAACACTGCCTAAATGAATCTGACAGAAGTTCTCTTCATGGCCATTTTCTTAACCAACTCTTGGAAGATGTCCATCAGTTCAATCGGCCACTTAACACGATACACATAGGAGATGTCGTACTCTCATTATGATCTCATATAACCTATGCAACTCAATGACAAAGAATATGTGAATATGTTTAGTTTCCTACAATATTTCATGCTTAGTGCGTATTCAACTGATTGTAATgcccgagaaaaaaaaaaaggctattTGCTTCGATGGTCTTGAAGCTAGTTAGGTTACTAAAACATATTTAAAACAGAAACGACATGACTTGATAAACTTGTTATGTAAATCATGTAAATCAGGTGTGGTGTTTAGTGCCAATAGGAATCATGTGCGCCGTTGCTAGCAGCAAAAAAAAGAGCACTATCCAGCAAATTGGTGCAAACTCAGTTAAcctgcaaatatatatatactcatCTTTTTGGGCAAGTATCGAAAATACCAACAATTAAATTGTTACTTTCATGCTATTATAGTATTATTACATGGGCAAATTACTCATGTGCTATGTGATTTGGGTGCCAGATTCCTGTAACTTATGCTGGTGGTGTCACGGTAATTGCTGATTTAGAGAGGATAAAAGTGGCTGATTTAGAAGCATTGACTGTTTAATATCTCCCTATGATCTGTTGGTGTGCAGTATTTGATATCTAGTTGATTGTCCAAGGGGAGTTCAGTTATCTGTAAGACTGTAACTTTGGATAAAAGGTCTTGTTGTACGTACCCTATGAAGAATTGAATAGAAGTAGTAATTTTTGAGGAAATTAAGTTGAATTGAAAACTTGCAACAGCTTTATATGTGAAACTGAGTTTGGAAGCCTGATTGAGATGCTGTTTTACCCCTCCCACATTTAAAAGTACTCTGTTGAGAGGTGGATTTTTGAGTTAATAACTTGCTAAATCAAGTTTTGCATTATAATcctatatatttatttatttttgctgAACTTTTACACACTCTAAAAGAATGAGTTGGAATTTTCAAACTCAATTCGTAcagctatttttttttatacaaatACAAGTTTAAAATGCTTCACTGATTTCTTCTGCATCAAATTGATAATCACCGCTATCTGGATTATGTTGCACATTCTCATCATTAATTACTAAATGAATGTGGCGGCCCTTCCCTCATATGTTTAGTTCCCTACAATATTTCATGTTTGGTGTACAATATTTCATGTTTGGTGTGTACACTAAACATTTAATTAACTGTAatgcttgaaaaaaaaaataatacacTAGTAACTTGTATGGTATTGTAACTAGTTAGGTTACTAAAACAcatttaaaacacaaaaaacatGACTTGATAAACTTGTTCTGTAAATCATGTCAATCAGGTGTTCTCTGATCATGTCAATCAGGTGTCCAAGGCCCCAAGGGGTTAGTGCCCATGCTAGCAGCACAAAAAGAGTAGTATCCAGCAAATTGGCGCAAACTCAGGGCCATACCTGCAAAAATACTCATCTTTTTGGGCAAGTATCGAAAATACCAACAATTACGGGGGCGAATCTGATAGTCAAAAAGAATTATTCCCGGGAAAATCGTAACCACACTCCACGAGTGATTCTCAAAACTCCCAAAACCCTCGTCTTTCTCCCTCTGCaactcaaaattcaaaaacccaaaaccagaaaaatgcttcttcACCAAGCTCCAATGTTCACCTGTACTACTCCCCTCTCACGAAACCCTAACCGACTCACCGCCACAATCTCCATGGCCGCCGACCGCGCCGCCGTCCCGTCTCCGCCGCAGCGGAAAAGGACCGTGTCCGCTCTCGAAGCCCGAATCTCCCTCGTCGCCGCTCTCGCCGCCCAAGCCTCCACCGTCTCGCAGCGACGTAAATGTTCAAATCCATTCTTCTTTGATTTTCAGGTTTAATTCGTTCCGATTTGGTTTTAACATTTGCTGATTTGTTTCTTGTTGTTGCAGTTTTGCTCGATTTGGCCACCGAGACGGCCAAGTACGTCTTCCCCAAGCAGTTTGAGGCTCGGACTCTCGAGGAAGCTCTCATGTCAGGTATTGTTTACGGTTGATTCCGATTCCGATTCCCGCTACTTTTGCTGTTAGTGATAgagttatgtgtttttgtttgcatttttttttgaaatttagtTGTGCTTATTTTTCTTCAGTTCCGGACCTGGAAACGGTGAAGTTCAAAGTGTTGAGTAGGAGAGACCAGTATGAGATTAGAGAAGTTGAGGTACTAATCGTATTATTGAAAGTTCACTATTTTGAATTCTTTTGCTATGTTTAGGTTTTTTGTGATTATTGAATTCAGTTGTTGTGATTTGTGTGAAATCAGCCTTACTTTATAGCAGAGGTGACAATGCCTGGAAAGAGTGGTTTTGATTTGAATGGTGCTTCGCAATCGTTCAATGTCTTAGCTGAATACCTGTTTGGTAAGGTACTCTGAAATTTCTTCCCTTTtacttttgaggattttttttgtTCTCCTAATGGTTTAGTATATAAGGTTTTGTCTTAATGAATCACTTGATACCGATTTGTTTTTCATTCAACTGGTACCTTGTTCTTCTGCTTTTCCAGAATACCACAAAGGAGAAAATGGAGATGACAACACCGGTTTTTACCCGTAAAGCTCAATCTGACGgagagaaaatggaaatgaCAACTCCAGTGATAACAAAGAGGGTACATTCTTCTCCATGCTTCCTATGTTAGTATTTAGTACTATCTGCAGACTGCAGTTGATTTTATGCTTTTATGAGCAATCTCCTTCCTTTTATCGTGACCTATTTTAACTATAATGTGTAATAGGTGGAAAATGAAGATAAGTGGCAGATGTCCTTTGTCATGCCCTCAAAATACGGTGCCAATTTGCCATTGCCTAAAGATCCATCTGTAAAGGTCAAAGAGGTTCCAAAGAAATTAGTTGCAGTTGTTGCCTTTTCTGGTCAGTCCTCTCCTTAAACATATTGGCTATATGCATAAATTTGAGTTTGTTGCAGATTATACATGattgtgtttgtaattaaataCTTATCTGGGTATTCATACAAGTAATTTGAGCGTAAGCAAATTTGCATGAAGTTTTTTGCTTTTGTACTTTGAATTTAGATAGATAACACAATTGCATGAAACACATGATAGTAATTGTAGCTTTAATTGGAAAGAGATAGTTTGTGATTTGATAAGTCTAGAATTGTCAACTGCTTCTTGACAAAGGTTTTATTATATTCTTGATGTAAATCAGGTTTTGTCACTGATGAGGAAATTAAGCAACGGGAATCCAAGTTAAGGGAAGCTTTGAAAGATGATAGACAGTTCCAAGTGAAGCAGGGCACTTCAGTGGAAGTTGCACAGGTGAGTTCATTAACCCAATCATTTTGATGGAAAGTGATAGAATAGTCTATTTTAGGGTGATTGATGTACACACAGTATTCTTGAATTCTTAGTTACATCTTTCCCCTTTAATGTGATTGCAGTATAACCCACCATTTACGCTTCCATTTCAACGGCGTAATGAGATCAGTCTGGAAGTTGAAAGTAAAGAGGAATAATACTTTCTATTATCTAACAGAAAATTTACAATCTTGCGGTCTATCAACTACAACATCTCTCCTGTAAAGAAACTAAAGTCAGCTGGTTGGTTATCTCCTCAATCAAACTATGTAATATCGTACAGCATTTGAATAGTCATAGGGATTAGGAAATGCATAAAGATTATGACATACCAGTCTTATGTTTCAATGACAAGCATATGTTTGGGATGGACAGTTCCTCAATATATTCTTTACTAGCACCATATTTCTTCGGATTCTATTAAATTGTAATATGTAAAACAAGCATATATTGCAAGAGCGCACTTGTAAATAAACGCCTGAGTTTTGTTTAATACCTTGCCATTGTCTTCCTCTTTAAGTTGTTTCCTTTGGCATAATGATAGTTTTATATATACATTGTTCATACTAATGAATATCACATAAAGTTCAGTTGATTGACTTGATAAACTTGTTAATACAAAACACTGGGACTAAATTAAATAGTATGTGAAACGTATATGTTACTGCATATACCCATGTCATCCCATATATAAAAGTAGCCACTACAAATAAGTGTCCAGTCTTTTCTATAGGAGCCAAACTTACTAATGGCATCTGAGTCAATCATAAGGCTTTGTAGTGGACAGAATTTACATAGTGGACCTTGAATATATTACCATCCACTGAGATCCAAAGTGGATCTTATTTGCCCTCTTTTTTGTTCAAAGAAAATTACATGTCATAAATTAATAAATTGGATTTCAATAGCACAATCATCTTCTATAAAGAAATCTAAAGTATTGTGTCTTTTCCAGGACCTTTTCTTTCTATATCTTGTTTAGGAGGGGACCTATGTTGGTGTTATGGCAATCTAGTTAGGATAGTGATAGAGAAGATTTTTATTTCAGACTGTCAAATAGTAGCCATACTTGGGTTGGATAACCTGGGTTAAGAGCTTCTCCATACTTACAGTATTATTGTTCTTTATACA
This region includes:
- the LOC133722536 gene encoding heme-binding-like protein At3g10130, chloroplastic, whose amino-acid sequence is MLLHQAPMFTCTTPLSRNPNRLTATISMAADRAAVPSPPQRKRTVSALEARISLVAALAAQASTVSQRLLLDLATETAKYVFPKQFEARTLEEALMSVPDLETVKFKVLSRRDQYEIREVEPYFIAEVTMPGKSGFDLNGASQSFNVLAEYLFGKNTTKEKMEMTTPVFTRKAQSDGEKMEMTTPVITKRVENEDKWQMSFVMPSKYGANLPLPKDPSVKVKEVPKKLVAVVAFSGFVTDEEIKQRESKLREALKDDRQFQVKQGTSVEVAQYNPPFTLPFQRRNEISLEVESKEE
- the LOC133721310 gene encoding 1-(5-phosphoribosyl)-5-[(5-phosphoribosylamino)methylideneamino] imidazole-4-carboxamide isomerase, chloroplastic-like, whose translation is MRVESLSSSLSSSLIFGAKKLDGSRPSATFRFRRVPISCAVRFRPCIDIHKGKVKQIVGSTLSDSKEDGPALVTNFESDKSAGEYARMYKEDGLTGGHVIMLGADPLSRAAAIEALHAYPGGLQVGGGINSDNSLQYIEEGASHVIVTSYVFNNGQMDLERLKDLVRVVGKERLVLDLSCRKREGKYAIVTDRWQKFSDVYLDKKILDFLAKYADEFLVHGVDVEGKKLGIDEELVELLGKHSPIPVTYAGGVTVMADLERIKVAGLGHVDVTVGSALDVFGGNLPYKEVVAWHTQQEALTV
- the LOC133722930 gene encoding uncharacterized protein LOC133722930, encoding MATPTPPAILQPPHLQQQPSPQVLSHVRLPSPPTTSPLRSSPLLSTPTLLLRSPELHKRINKLVEYSAKNGPDFKAMIREKQQDNPDYAFLSGGEGHGYYRYKLYASTRVGSFNPNPQFAPRMVRPQALCLHLKLMTV